The proteins below are encoded in one region of Metabacillus dongyingensis:
- the essB gene encoding type VII secretion protein EssB: MSEKKQTYLEQQLEAVITKEDGYTFIFQTEKVKLDQAAEIDMLKEMDPSIKREIVLTEDELRVHVQPPETYLGFSSLNKKEERSKWNFSYQLVKKVKNHSLSRLHLIICPENILFDQSFTPYFLHYGVMESIPPYEQAGDRLWQELKACAAAAVDSKYTFEQYLKFNETLDISPVSRELLSAADYPELLTLIEKNMREIDKKNAALVSIPEKKWKLTRYIALGFLVLLVPALIYTAYSLFSLHPKQEAFVESNEYYLGNDYSEVVSTLAGYSIEEMPNVVKFQLASSYIVNESLTEDQKESLQNTLTLQSDPQYLEYWIHIGRGEAKEALDLARNLEDRDLIVFGLIQYQNQIKADTEMNSEEKQQELQKIDAEIKQFEEEREAQKKEEEQKLEEEQKAKEQVEEQQKAEEEAKKAAEQAKAEKKPAAPAKSGSN, translated from the coding sequence ATGTCAGAAAAAAAACAGACTTATTTAGAGCAGCAGCTTGAGGCCGTCATAACGAAGGAAGATGGCTATACTTTCATCTTTCAAACAGAAAAAGTAAAACTGGATCAAGCAGCAGAAATCGATATGCTGAAAGAAATGGATCCATCCATTAAGCGGGAAATCGTTCTGACTGAAGATGAATTAAGAGTTCATGTTCAGCCTCCGGAGACTTATTTGGGTTTTTCCAGTTTAAATAAAAAAGAAGAGCGAAGCAAGTGGAATTTTTCCTATCAGCTGGTAAAAAAGGTGAAAAATCACTCGTTATCACGGCTTCATTTGATTATATGTCCTGAAAACATTTTATTTGACCAAAGCTTTACGCCCTATTTTCTTCATTACGGTGTAATGGAAAGTATTCCTCCATATGAACAGGCCGGGGACAGGCTATGGCAGGAATTGAAAGCCTGTGCTGCAGCTGCTGTTGATTCCAAATATACCTTTGAACAATATCTGAAATTCAATGAAACTTTGGACATTTCACCAGTATCCAGGGAATTGCTTTCAGCGGCAGATTATCCTGAATTGTTAACCCTGATAGAAAAGAACATGAGGGAAATCGACAAGAAGAATGCCGCTCTGGTATCCATTCCTGAAAAGAAATGGAAGCTTACACGGTACATAGCTCTGGGATTTCTTGTTTTGCTTGTTCCTGCACTTATTTATACAGCTTATTCCCTTTTTTCCCTTCATCCTAAACAAGAAGCGTTTGTAGAGAGCAATGAATACTATTTGGGCAACGATTACAGTGAAGTAGTCAGCACCCTTGCAGGCTACAGCATAGAAGAAATGCCTAACGTTGTTAAATTTCAATTAGCATCGTCTTACATAGTCAATGAATCTTTGACAGAAGACCAAAAGGAAAGCCTGCAAAACACGCTGACCCTTCAATCCGATCCGCAGTACCTTGAATATTGGATTCATATAGGAAGAGGCGAGGCTAAAGAGGCACTCGATCTTGCAAGAAATCTTGAGGACCGGGATCTGATTGTATTTGGACTGATTCAATACCAGAACCAAATAAAAGCAGATACCGAAATGAACAGTGAAGAAAAGCAGCAAGAACTTCAAAAAATTGATGCAGAAATAAAACAATTTGAAGAAGAACGAGAAGCCCAGAAGAAAGAAGAAGAACAGAAGTTAGAGGAAGAACAGAAAGCGAAAGAGCAAGTGGAAGAACAGCAGAAAGCAGAAGAAGAGGCAAAAAAGGCAGCTGAGCAGGCGAAAGCAGAGAAAAAGCCAGCGGCTCCTGCAAAATCGGGTTCCAACTGA
- a CDS encoding WXG100 family type VII secretion target, protein MSGIIRVTPAELVDMSKRYNNEGGELGLLIGRLDSMIGQLQAMWEGEASNAFRDQYEQLKPSFVDMQHLVEDISRQLEKTAHALQEADANIAGQIRG, encoded by the coding sequence ATGTCAGGAATTATTCGCGTTACCCCTGCAGAACTTGTCGATATGTCAAAACGTTATAACAATGAAGGTGGAGAGCTTGGTCTTCTTATTGGACGTCTAGACAGCATGATTGGTCAATTACAGGCTATGTGGGAAGGGGAAGCAAGCAACGCTTTCAGAGATCAATATGAACAGCTTAAGCCTTCTTTCGTAGATATGCAGCATTTAGTTGAAGATATTTCAAGACAATTAGAGAAGACAGCACACGCTCTTCAAGAGGCTGATGCAAACATTGCAGGCCAAATCCGCGGTTAA
- a CDS encoding EsaB/YukD family protein: protein MYIEVTIDLKHYTGETFDLRLSNYHSVKKVVDIVWQTRCISDPPREGYWVRVPNKQIVLSGNHKLVECGITTGDRFEIL from the coding sequence ATGTATATTGAAGTGACAATCGATTTGAAGCATTACACAGGAGAAACATTTGATTTGCGTCTATCAAATTATCACTCTGTCAAAAAAGTAGTGGATATAGTATGGCAGACAAGATGCATTTCTGACCCACCTCGAGAAGGGTATTGGGTGCGCGTTCCCAATAAGCAGATTGTCCTATCAGGCAACCATAAGCTTGTAGAATGCGGAATTACAACAGGAGATCGTTTTGAAATCCTATGA
- the essC gene encoding type VII secretion protein EssC, giving the protein MSILWVFHGEAYQQYEVNEEAFRPISIGSEIQHTLTVRNFPFSEGALTVAKTEEIDGFVIIQNDKPIGKAAVKEPFRFEDHSEQLIIYLTPAPEKEESYYIGFQKEISFSAAIKEAHIYKDKGPFPVLEKGSLTLLKTGSHWKVSPEGEKVYLNGRKIEGLTQLQIGDILFWPFMTVRLIEDDLIQVLSINEFHSSLPHTEKPRSEMSKKYPTYRRTPRMIYELPKDKISLTFPAQEGDDQSRSLWLIILPPLVMMLAMGIVALIAPRGIFIIVSMVMFVMTLITSTAQYFREKGNYKKRQERRLRVYTQYLENKRHELQEVAEKQRQVLSYHFPSFEQMKYMTQQISDRIWERTPESNDFLELRIGTGKVKSSYQISLNSNDLANREVDNLLEQSQQMEKVYREIGSVPISVNLSRGAMGLIGKEAIMKNELHQLIGQLAFSHSYHDVRFVFIFNEKEYKSWEWLKWLPHFQLPHAFAKGMIYNEQTRDQLLTSIYEMLRERDLEEKKENTRFAPHIIFVITNQQLISDHVILEYLEGEFSHLGISVIFAAEAKESLSDNIHTLVRYVNDQEGDILIQEKKAVSIPFKLDLHKHDGNESFARMLRTLDHQVGMTNSIPKSVSFLEMVNVKEVDDLPIEQNWQTRESAKSLAVPVGLKGKEDVVELNLHEKAHGPHGLLAGTTGSGKSEFLQTYILSLAVHFHPHEVAFLLIDYKGGGMAQPFKNMPHLLGTITNIEGSKNFSARALASIKSELKRRQRLFDQYQVNHINDYTSLYKRNQAEEPLPHLFLISDEFAELKSEEPDFIRELVSTARIGRSLGVHLILATQKPGGVIDDQIWSNARFRVALKVQDASDSKEILKNADAASITVTGRGYLQVGNNEVYDLFQSAWSGAPYLEETSESEDEVAIVTDLGLQPLSNVASSKQHKKDTESQIEVIVDRIEELQAKMGIRKLNSPWLPPLENRISRHQYASHQHEEIYLGLIDEPEKQSQTPYSYQLMDDGNIAIFGSSGYGKSHTVMLLLLSIAARLSPEEAHYYVIDYGNGTLLPLRQLPHTADYFQLDQELKIEKFMRIVKDEISRRKLLFQQQEVSSIKMYNSLCNNKLPLMYIAIDNFDLVKEEMQELETQLIQFARDGQSLGIYMIFTATRVQSVRQSLMNSMKTKILHYLMDTTETYMAIGKVPFAPEPIPGRAIIKKDHAYFSQIFLPADGEDDYELLDSIKEDIGMLKEKYKNAKLPRPVPMLPAELTMINFTQFTADAQKTGVIPIGLDEEHVQPVSVNLAKTKHCIILGQTQKGKTNVLKVILNTALLQPTESIGIFDSIDRGLASYASEEKVAYLDTKEQISLWLDRTEELLKDREQTYLTAIQQGVVNNLAFSPVMLVIDGYSRFQQSLDSMLQDRLTRFMKNYSHLGFNVIVSGNNNELTKGFDAFTSEIKQIRQALILMKKSEQTLYTLPYSRKESDIHPGFGYYVENGKETKIQIPLCVIERKIYT; this is encoded by the coding sequence ATGAGTATTTTATGGGTTTTTCACGGTGAAGCCTATCAGCAATATGAGGTGAACGAAGAAGCGTTCCGCCCGATTTCCATCGGTTCAGAAATTCAGCACACGCTGACAGTCAGGAATTTTCCTTTTTCTGAAGGAGCTTTGACCGTTGCAAAAACAGAGGAAATAGATGGGTTTGTCATTATTCAGAATGACAAACCTATTGGAAAGGCTGCTGTAAAAGAGCCATTCCGTTTTGAGGATCATTCAGAACAGCTGATAATTTATTTAACACCGGCGCCTGAAAAAGAAGAATCCTACTATATTGGATTTCAAAAAGAAATTTCTTTTTCAGCGGCCATTAAAGAGGCTCACATTTATAAAGATAAGGGTCCTTTTCCTGTTCTCGAAAAAGGATCTCTCACCTTGTTAAAAACAGGAAGTCATTGGAAGGTATCCCCAGAGGGTGAGAAGGTCTACTTGAATGGAAGGAAGATAGAGGGTCTCACGCAATTACAAATTGGGGACATTCTCTTCTGGCCGTTTATGACGGTCCGGCTGATAGAAGACGATTTGATACAGGTTTTGAGCATAAATGAGTTTCATTCAAGCCTGCCCCATACGGAAAAACCAAGATCTGAAATGAGCAAAAAGTATCCGACCTACCGCCGCACGCCGCGGATGATCTATGAGCTGCCAAAAGATAAAATTTCGCTCACTTTCCCGGCGCAGGAAGGGGACGATCAATCACGGAGCCTGTGGCTGATTATTCTGCCGCCGCTTGTCATGATGCTTGCGATGGGAATTGTCGCTCTTATTGCTCCGCGAGGCATTTTTATCATCGTCTCCATGGTTATGTTTGTGATGACGCTGATCACGTCAACGGCGCAATATTTCAGAGAAAAAGGAAATTACAAGAAACGCCAAGAACGCAGACTCCGCGTATACACACAATACCTTGAAAACAAACGCCATGAGCTTCAGGAGGTAGCTGAAAAACAGCGCCAGGTTCTTTCTTACCACTTTCCTTCTTTTGAACAAATGAAGTATATGACGCAGCAAATATCAGACCGAATTTGGGAAAGAACGCCTGAAAGCAATGACTTTCTGGAACTTCGAATCGGAACGGGAAAAGTTAAATCAAGCTATCAAATTTCACTTAACTCAAACGATTTGGCGAACAGAGAAGTGGATAATCTGCTTGAACAGTCACAGCAAATGGAAAAGGTATACAGGGAAATTGGTTCAGTGCCAATCAGTGTAAACCTTTCTCGGGGTGCTATGGGACTGATCGGGAAAGAAGCAATCATGAAAAATGAACTTCATCAATTAATTGGACAGCTTGCATTTTCACACAGCTATCATGATGTCCGCTTTGTGTTTATTTTTAATGAAAAAGAATACAAGAGCTGGGAATGGCTGAAATGGCTTCCGCATTTTCAGCTTCCGCACGCATTTGCAAAAGGCATGATTTATAACGAGCAGACAAGAGATCAGCTGCTTACTTCGATCTATGAAATGCTGCGTGAGCGTGATCTGGAAGAAAAGAAAGAAAACACAAGGTTTGCACCTCACATTATTTTTGTTATTACTAATCAGCAGCTTATTTCTGATCATGTGATTTTGGAATATTTAGAAGGCGAGTTTTCACATTTAGGCATTTCCGTTATTTTTGCTGCCGAAGCGAAAGAGAGCCTGTCTGATAACATCCACACGCTTGTTAGGTATGTCAACGATCAAGAAGGGGACATTCTCATTCAGGAGAAAAAAGCGGTTTCGATTCCTTTTAAGCTGGATTTACATAAGCATGATGGAAATGAGTCGTTCGCCCGGATGCTTCGTACACTTGATCACCAAGTGGGAATGACAAATTCGATTCCAAAAAGCGTTTCCTTTTTAGAGATGGTCAATGTAAAAGAAGTTGATGATCTCCCGATTGAGCAAAACTGGCAGACGCGGGAATCGGCAAAATCTCTTGCTGTTCCAGTAGGACTAAAGGGCAAGGAAGATGTGGTGGAATTAAACCTGCACGAAAAAGCTCATGGGCCTCACGGTCTATTAGCGGGTACTACCGGTTCAGGGAAAAGTGAATTCCTTCAAACCTATATTCTGTCATTGGCTGTTCATTTCCACCCTCATGAGGTAGCTTTCCTGCTGATTGATTACAAGGGCGGCGGAATGGCGCAGCCGTTTAAAAATATGCCGCATTTGCTTGGCACGATCACAAACATTGAAGGCAGCAAAAACTTCAGTGCCCGTGCCCTTGCATCAATCAAAAGTGAATTAAAAAGACGCCAGCGTCTTTTCGATCAGTATCAGGTCAATCACATTAATGATTATACAAGTCTTTATAAACGCAATCAGGCCGAAGAACCTCTGCCTCATTTATTTTTAATATCTGATGAATTTGCAGAATTAAAAAGCGAAGAGCCTGATTTTATCAGGGAGCTAGTCAGCACAGCGCGCATCGGCCGAAGCTTAGGCGTGCATCTCATCCTGGCCACACAAAAGCCTGGAGGAGTCATCGATGACCAAATCTGGAGTAATGCCAGATTCAGAGTGGCCCTTAAGGTTCAGGATGCAAGCGACAGTAAAGAGATCTTGAAAAATGCAGATGCCGCCTCTATTACCGTTACAGGACGAGGCTACCTGCAGGTAGGCAATAATGAGGTTTACGATCTGTTTCAATCAGCATGGAGCGGAGCGCCTTATCTAGAAGAAACATCAGAGTCGGAAGATGAGGTAGCGATCGTGACAGACCTTGGTTTGCAGCCATTATCAAATGTCGCATCTTCTAAACAGCATAAAAAAGATACGGAATCACAGATTGAAGTGATTGTCGATAGAATTGAAGAATTGCAGGCGAAAATGGGTATTCGCAAGCTGAACAGCCCATGGCTCCCGCCGCTTGAAAACAGAATTTCGCGCCATCAATATGCTTCCCATCAGCATGAGGAAATATATCTTGGTCTGATTGATGAGCCTGAAAAGCAAAGCCAGACCCCATACTCGTATCAGCTGATGGATGACGGCAATATCGCCATCTTCGGTTCTTCCGGCTATGGGAAATCACATACTGTGATGCTTCTGCTTTTAAGCATCGCAGCAAGGCTCAGCCCTGAGGAAGCCCACTATTACGTCATAGATTATGGCAATGGAACATTGCTGCCGCTTAGACAGCTTCCGCATACAGCGGATTATTTCCAGCTCGATCAAGAGCTGAAAATTGAAAAGTTTATGAGAATCGTAAAAGATGAGATTTCGCGCAGGAAGCTATTGTTTCAGCAGCAAGAGGTCAGCAGCATCAAAATGTACAATTCATTATGTAATAACAAGCTCCCTCTTATGTATATTGCCATTGATAATTTTGATCTCGTGAAAGAGGAAATGCAGGAACTTGAAACGCAGCTGATTCAATTTGCCCGTGATGGCCAGTCTCTAGGCATCTATATGATTTTTACAGCCACAAGGGTACAGTCTGTCCGACAATCATTGATGAACAGCATGAAAACAAAAATCCTTCATTACCTTATGGATACGACGGAAACATACATGGCCATTGGAAAAGTCCCTTTTGCGCCTGAACCAATTCCGGGACGCGCCATTATCAAGAAGGATCATGCCTATTTCTCTCAAATTTTCCTGCCTGCTGATGGAGAGGATGATTATGAGCTCCTTGATTCCATTAAAGAAGATATTGGTATGCTGAAGGAGAAGTACAAGAATGCCAAGCTTCCACGTCCTGTCCCAATGCTTCCTGCAGAACTGACCATGATCAACTTTACACAGTTCACAGCTGATGCTCAGAAAACAGGCGTGATCCCAATCGGACTTGATGAAGAGCATGTTCAGCCTGTCAGCGTGAATCTGGCGAAAACAAAGCACTGCATCATACTCGGCCAGACTCAAAAAGGGAAGACAAACGTTCTTAAAGTCATCTTGAACACAGCCCTGCTTCAGCCGACCGAATCTATCGGTATATTCGATTCGATTGACCGGGGACTGGCAAGCTATGCTTCTGAAGAAAAGGTTGCTTATCTTGACACGAAAGAACAAATATCGTTGTGGCTTGATCGAACAGAAGAACTTCTTAAAGACAGAGAACAAACCTACCTTACAGCTATCCAGCAGGGTGTTGTAAATAATTTAGCCTTCTCGCCGGTTATGCTTGTCATTGATGGCTATTCAAGATTCCAGCAATCTCTTGACAGTATGCTTCAAGACCGTTTGACACGATTTATGAAAAACTACAGCCATCTCGGCTTTAATGTCATTGTTTCAGGTAATAACAACGAGCTGACAAAAGGATTTGATGCGTTCACAAGTGAAATCAAACAGATCCGCCAGGCGCTCATTTTAATGAAAAAATCAGAGCAAACCCTATATACCTTGCCTTACAGCCGGAAAGAAAGCGATATTCACCCAGGCTTCGGATACTATGTGGAAAATGGCAAAGAAACGAAAATACAAATTCCTCTTTGTGTCATTGAAAGGAAGATCTACACATGA